In the Rhodoferax fermentans genome, CTCATCACGGCATACTGCATTGGCAGATCCGTGCCGCTGCCTGTGCCGTGGTTCACATGACGCCAGCGCAACTCTTCACTGGCACTGCACGAGGCCAGCATTTCCAGAATCTTGCCCCGGCTTTCGCTGGTCACGACACTGCTCCAGGAACGCCCCACCCAAGACTGGCAGCCCAATGCAAGCAACTCTGATTTGCGGACAGATATGTCCTCGATCACGCCGTCTTTGTCAACGATCAGTGCGACATCAAAGGCCACGCGCACCAGCCGATCAAAGGCCTCCCCTGACAAATTACCGAGCTTCATTTGGACATCTTGATGAGGTTGAATTCGTCGACTCAGATACTTCAGTCACACACATAGTTCAAGCTGCCAGTTCTAACCTTTTGATGTTTTGTCGAGCAAGTCGCTGCGATACCCGCGCGTCACCGCCGATCAAATCAGCGCCTAACACGGCTGCCAAACCAGGATTTAAATCCACCATGGGTCCGCCAATCATGATCTGCACATTGGGATTGAGTGACACCTGTCGGGTTTTCAGGATGAGCGATCTCAAGGCAGGCCATCCTCGGTCAGAACAGATCGAAAAACCGACCACCTCGAACCACTGTTGAGACAGCTCTTTCACCACGTCAGATTCTGATTCAGGCGCAACGCTTGACACTTTCCATCCTTCACGCCGAAAAAATTCAGCCACCATGATCGAGCCAAAACCATGCTGGGAGTTGGGTGTGGAAAAGAAAATTGCCCGGTACCCGTTGAACTTCTGGTTAGCTCGCTGTAAGAATTGGGGACTAAGCTCATAGAGAATCTGCTGCAGGTTGTGGACGCCTATTGTGACCTTGACGAAGTCAATCCGATCAGACAACCACCACTCACCCAAAAGGCGTGCAGCGGCGGCAAGTCCATCCAAATAGATATCTTCAAGTTCAATGCCTGCGCCTAGCCAAGCATGAACCTCGGTCAGTGCAGCGTCATATTGGCAAATACACGCCTCAGCCAAAACCTCTATATCGCGCAGGCCCAAAACGCCAAGGCCTGCCCTAGCCCGAATTGAAGACATATTTTCCTGCTGAAACAGGCCCACACCGCAATCACCACGCTCTCTCTGAGAGCAGTGATTGAGCGAGACTCTCACACATAGCTACGCCAGCAGTTTCAACCTGGAAAGTCTTAACTGTGTCTATAGAAACATTTTACTGGGAAACCCCAGCAATGTAAAAAAAATAATACGTCAAGTTATGTTGACACTTTACACAGCACCAGCTACAGTGACCGCTTGAAGTTCTTTCATCAGAGCACATGTCAAATCCAGTCTCAAGCCACAAGATGCTTTACAGCCCCGAGGAGAAGCGCCGCAGAGATCAGTCGATCTGGACGCTGGTACAAGGCGTTCTAGCCCCCCTGCAGTTCCTGGTCTTTCTGGTCAGTTTGGCGCTCGTTGTCCGTTGCCTCATGACAGGTGAAGGCGAATCCGCTGCGCTTCTGTCTGTGGTCATCAAAACATTGACGCTCTACACCATCATGCTGACCGGCTGCATATGGGAGAAGGTGGTGTTCGGTCAGTACCTGTTTGCACCCGCTTTTTTTTGGGAAGACGTCTTTAGCATGCTGGTTTTGGCCTTGCATACAGCGTATCTCTATGCTTGGTGGACCGGTGCCATCACGCCCTTGCAGCAACTTTGGCTAGCAATGGCTGCCTACGCCACTTATTGCATCAATGCGGGGCAGTTTTTGCTGAAGCTCAGAGCTGCCAGGCTTCAAGCTGAAGGATTGCGAATTGCTGAAACTGATCAAGCCCAGCTCAACGTTCGAACGGAAGGTGTGGCGTGAATCCGGTGATTCCTATCCGCAGCGCAGAAACCTTGGGCTGCGCCAACACCGCTGTCATCTCTGAAAAGGGTCAAAGACAAGTCTTTTGTGGTCTCACTGGCATTATCTGGCTGCACCGCAAAATACAGGACGCGTTCTTTCTGGTGGTGGGATCACGCACTTGCGCGCATTTGATCCAGTCAGCTGCTGGCGTCATGATTTTTGCAGAACCACGCTTTGGCACAGCGATCATCGACGAACGCGACCTCGCCGGTATTGCAGATGCCAACGATGAGTTGGACCGTGTGGTATCTGAGTTGCTCGCCCGCCGCCAAGACATCAAGTTGCTCTTTTTGGTCGGATCCTGCCCTTCTGAGGTGATCAAACTCGACTTATCGCGAGCTGCAGAAAGACTCTGCAAGCAACACATGCCGCACACCCGGGTTCTCAGCTATTCAGGCAGCGGCATTGAAACCACGTTTACCCAAGGCGAAGACGCCTGCCTTGCTGCATTGACAGAAACCTTGCCTGCTAGAACCTCTCAAGGCAAACACCTGCTGATCGTGGGCACCTTGGCTGATGTGGTGGAAGATCAGCTGAGCCTATTGCTTCGCAAAATGGGCATTGACCATTTCGACTTCTTTCCACCCCGCAGAAGCACGACACTTCCAGCCATTGGGCCAGAGACCGTATGTGTGCTGGCTCAGCCCTTTCTCGCTGACACAGCAAAGCAACTTGAATCAAAAGGGGTGAAGCGTCTGGAAGCGCCCTTCCCGCTCGGCGCGGAAGGCACCACCCAATGGTTGCAGGTGATCGCCCAGGCGTTTGCCATTGACCACACTCGGTTTGAAGAGGTCACACAGGCCCCACGCCAAAGAGCGGAGCAATCGGTAGCGCGTCACCGCACGCAGCTGCAAGGCAAAAGCATCACCTTCCTGCCCGATTCCCAGCTTGAGATACCGCTGGCCCGGTTTGTTTACCAAGAACTTCATATGAAGTTATTGGAAGTCGGCACACCCTACCTGCATCGCCAGATCATGGCCCCTGAGCTTGAACAGCTGCCTAGCAGTACACGTTTGAGTGAAGGTCAATCACTGGAGTTGCAGTTGGATCGATGTGATGCAGACCAGCCCGATTTGATCGTCTGTGGTCTTGGCTTGGCCAACCCACTCGAAGCAAAAGGGTTCACCACCAAGTGGTCTATCGAACTGGTGTTCACTCCTATTCAAGGGTACGAGCAGGCGGGGGACTTGGCAGCCCTGTTCAGCCGACCTTTGGCACGCAAACTCAAACTAGTCGCTTAGACATCACGTCAATGCAGCTCACGCTCTGGACTTATGAAGGCCCACCCCATGTGGGCGCCATGCGAGTGGCTACGGCCATGACCAACGTTCACTACGTATTACATGCGCCACAAGGAGATACCTACGCAGATCTCTTGTTCACCATGATTGAGCGCCTGCCCAGGCGCCCACCGGTCACCTACAGCACTTTTCAGGCAAGGGATCTGGGTGGTGACACAGCGCAGCTTTTCAAGGAAGCTGTCGCCAACGCTTTTGACCGCTTTCAGCCACAGGCGGTACTGGTGGGATCTTCCTGCACGGCAGAGCTGATCCAAGACGACCCGGGCGGCTTGGCCAGAGCTCTGAATTTGCCCGTACCGGTGATTCCGCTTGAGTTACCCGCTTATCAGCGCAAGGAAAACTGGGGAGCATCCGAGACCTTCTACCAACTTGTCCGAAACCTGGTCAAGCCAGCTGACAAGGACCTGTCTGCGGCTCCCCACAAGCCCAGTTGCAACATTTTGGGACCTACGGCACTGGGATTTCGGCATCGCGACGACGTACGCGAGATCTCTCAGCTTTTGCAGGCCTTGGGTATAGAAGTCAAGGTGATTGCGCCGTTAAACGCGTCGGTTGAGGATATTCGCAAGCTGGCGCAAGCGGATTTCAATGTTGTTCTTTATCCCGAAATAGCCAACACAACTGCGCAGTGGTTGGAACGCCAGTTCAATCAACCCTACACCCGAACCATACCAATTGGTGTGAGTGCCACACGCGAGTTCATCCGGGAAGTTACCAGTCTGTCCGAACTGCCCATTCCGGTAGGGCTTGAAGATGACATGCACTCCGTTTGGTACTCCCGGTCTGTCGACTCAACCTACTTGACCGGCAAGCGCGTGTTCCTGTTCGGCGATGCCACACATGTGGTGGCTGCAGCCCGGTTCGCCAGCGAAGAGATGGGGTTTGAAGTGGTAGGCCTCGGGACTTACAGCCGGGAATTTGCCCGTGAAGTGCGCGAAGCGGCTAAGAAGTACCAGGTTGAGCCGCTGATCACCGATGACTATCTGGCCGTTGAAGAACAGATCAAGCATCTTCACCCAGAACTGATCCTGGGGACACAGATGGAGCGACACATTGCCAAGCGGCTCAATATCCCCTGTGCAGTGATCTCGGCCCCAGTACACATTCAGGACTTTCCTGCCCGCTATGCCCCTCAGATGGGTTTCGAGGGCGCCAACGTCTTGTTCGACACGTGGGTGCATCCACTGATGATGGGCCTGGAAGAGCACCTGCTGGGCATGTTCCGTGAGGATTTTGAGTTCCACGATGGAGCTGCACCATCACACTTGGGTTCCAGCCGTGTGGCCGAGACGCCAGTGACTGCCTTGAGAGAAGTTGCTCAGACTGAATTGCCCAAGCCAATCACAGCCCAACCAGCCTCAAGCGCTTGGAGCATTGAGGCCGAGAAAGAGCTGGGAAAAATACCTTTTTTTGTGCGAGGCAAAGCCCGCAGAAATACGGAACGGTATGCGTTGGAACAAGGCCTGAGCACCATCACCGTGGAGACGTTATATGACGCGAAAGCTCACTTCAGCCGCTGACAACTCGGGGGCGCAAACCCCGATCAAAGTGCTCTTGCTCACGATGGATAACCATCTGGCAAGTGCAGCAGAACGCGCGTCCAAAAGCCTGCGCCAGCAGATTCCTGGTTTGGCATTCAAAATTCATAGCGCAGCATCCTGGCGCGACAACGCTGATGCGCTTGCCAGCAGCATAAACGACATCCAGAACGCGGATGTGATTATTGCCACCATGCTGTTCATGGAGGACCATTACCTGCCCGTGCTGGAGACACTCAAGGCCAGGCGAGAGCAATGTGACGCCATGGTGTGCATCATGTCGGCACCGCCGGTCATGCAACTCACCCGCATGGGCAAGTTCACCATGGGCGGGCAAGCTGGGGGGCTGGTCGGGCTGCTCAAAAAGCTTCGCCCCACCCCCAAAGAGGGATTCAAGAGGGAAGAATCCAGCGGAGATGCTGGCGCCAAACAAATGGCGATGCTGCGCCGACTCCCCAAGCTCTTGCGCTTTATTCCGGGTACAGCACAAGACGTCAGGGTGTTTTTCCTGACCATGCGGTATTGGCTGGCGGGTTCCGAGCAAAACGTGAGCAACATGGTGCAGATGTTGATCAAGCGCTACGCCAGCGGCCCAAGGCAACAGCTGCGCGATCTGGCTCATCCCCAAGACCCGGTGGAGTACCCGGACACAGGTGTGTATCACCCGCGGATGAAAACGCAGCTGTCCGATCAGTTGAGCCATTTGCCGACGGGGTCCAAGCAACAACCCACCGTTGGTTTGCTGCTGCTGCGCTCCTATCTTCTGGCAGGTAATGCAGCGCACTACGATGCTGTGATCAATGTGCTGGAGTCCAAGGGATTGCGGGTGATTCCAGCCTATGCCAGCGGCTTGGATGCCCGCCCGGCGATTGAGCGCTATTTCAAGACCAACGGCAAGGTCAACATTGACGCCCTGGTTTCCCTGACTGGTTTCTCGCTGGTGGGTGGACCTGCTTACAACGATGCCAAAGCAGCCGAGTTGGTGCTGTCGGGTCTTGACGTTCCCTATCTGGCGGCACATCCCTTGGAGTTCCAGTCTCTGGACAAGTGGGGAGGTTCCAACCGGGGCTTGCTGCCGGTGGAAAGCACCATCATGGTCGCCATTCCTGAGCTGGACGGCTCCACGGTGCCCATGATTTACGGCGGCCGCCCTGGTTCGGATGGCACGGTTTGCGCTGGTTGTGGTCGCCTGTGCAAGTTCACGGCAGACAACAAAACCGAGGACATGTATGCCTGCACGGAACGCATCGAGATGCTGGCAACGCGGGTGGCAAAACTCGTGGCTTTGCGTCGCACCAAGCGTGAGAACCGCAAAATTGCAATTGTGCTCTTCAACTTTCCGCCCAATGCAGGTGCAGTAGGAACGGCCGCCTTTCTGTCTGTGTTTGAGTCTTTGTTCAACACGCTGACCTCGCTGGCTAAACAAGGCTATCGGGTGACCGTTCCAGCCAGTGTGGAAGCCCTGCGCGAAGCCGTTCTCAAAGGCAATGCCAGCCAGTACGGAACCGAAGCCAATGTGCACGCCTTGATCCCTACTGAAAAACATGTACAACAAGAACGGTGGCTCAATGACATCGAGGCACAGTGGGGGCCGGCACCTGGCAAACATTTGACCAATGGGCAGAGCATTTTTGTCTTGGGCGCCCAGTTTGGTGAAGTCTTGGTGGCACTGCAACCTGGTTTTGGCTACGAAGGCGACCCAATGCGCTTGTTGTTCGAGTCCGGTCTGGCACCTACCCATGCGTTCAGTGCCTTCTATCGGTACTTGCAAAATGACTTCAACGCCGATTGTGTGTTGCACTTTGGCACCCATGGCGCGCTGGAGTTCATGCCCGGCAAACAGGCTGGCATGTCAGGCAACTGCTGGCCGGAACGGATGATTGGCGCACTCCCCAATGTCTATCTGTATGCCGCCAACAACCCGTCGGAAGGGGTATTGGCCAAACGTCGCGCTGCAGCAACGCTTGTCAGCTACCTCACACCAACACTGGCTCAAGCAGGTCTTTACAAAGGCTTGATTGAGCTGAAGCAATCGCTTGAGCGGTGGCGTGCGCTGGAGCCGGACCAATCCAAAGAACGTCCGGAACTGGCCGACATGTTGCACACGCAGGCCATAGCACTCGATTTGGCGGTGCCACATACCAAGCCAGAGCTCACTGATGGTCAGGCCAACGGCGCTGCAGTCCCCTGGATTGACGCCTTGCAAGCCCAGATTCTGGAGTTGGAATACACATTGATCCCGGAAGGTCTGCATATCGTTGGCAAAACACCAACGCGTGAGCAGCGCCTCACCACACTCAAGGCGCTGGCCCAAGCCATGGGTATCGACAATGCTGAATTGCTGGAACATTTGGTGGACGGTGCGTCCGAAACAGACCTGATGCCGCTCGCGACTGATCTGAACCAGGCCCAGCTTGAGTCGTTGAAGCAGTTGGTAGCCACCAATTACCAGCTTGGCCAAGACAGTGAAATCGAAGGCTTGCTCAAAGCACTGGATGGACGCTATATCGCCCCGGCACCTGGGGGAGATTTGCTGCGAAACCCCAAGGTGTTGCCGACCGGCCGCAACATTCACGGCATTGACCCATTCCACATCCCATCCGCTTTTGCTGTCAAAGATGCACAGCGCCAGAGCGACAAACTCATCGCCCGCTACAGGCAAGACGGTGGCATGCTGCCGGAAACGGTTGCAATGGTGCTCTGGGGTACCGACAACCTGAAGTCTGAAGGTGGGCCGCTGGCCCAGGCCTTGGCGTTGATGGGTGCCCTGCCCCGTTTTGACACTTATGGACGGCTTGCAGGGGCGTGCCTGATGCCGCTGGAGGAGCTGGGCCGCCCGCGTATCGATGTGGTGATCACCCTGTCAGGCATCTTCCGTGACCTGTTGCCAATGCAAATCCGGCTTCTGGCTGAGGCCTCTTTCCTGGCGGCCTCAGCAGATGAACCGGAAGACCAAAACTATGTCCGCAAACACGCTCTGGCCTTCATGGCAGAACACGGAGGTGACATGGAGGCGGCGTCATTGCGGGTTTTTGGCAATGCCGAGGGCGCCTATGGTGCCAATGTCAATCAATTGGTCGACAGCAGCGTCTGGCAGGATGAGGACGAACTGGGTAACTGCTTCACCCAACGCAAAGGTTTTGCTTATGGCCGCGAGGGTCGCCCCGTGCGCAACAACGTCCTGTTGCAAAGCGCGCTGGCCAGTGTCTCGCTCACGTACCAGAACCTCGATTCGGTGGAGCTAGGGGTGACGAGCATTGATACCTACTTTGACACTTTGGGCGGCGTGAGTCGCGCCGTGTTGCAGGCCAAACACAAGATTGAAGGTACCCAAGCCAGTGCCCCGCCTGTTTATATCGGCGACCAGACACAAGGTGACGGGGTGGTACGTTCCTTGACAGAACAGGTCTCGCTGGAAACACGCACTCGCATGCTCAATCCCAAGTGGCATGAAAGCATGCTCCAACACGGTTATGAAGGTGTGCGTCAGATTGAGGCCCACCTCACCAACACCATGGGCTGGTCCGCTACAACCGGACAGGTTCAACCCTGGGTGTACCAGCAGTTGGCACAGACGTTCATCCTCGATCCTGAGATGCGCGAACGGCTGGCCCAGCTCAACCCTGTCGCATCAACCAAATTTGCCAACCGCTTACTGGAAGCGTCACGGCGCCAATACTGGCAACCCAATGCCGAAACCATGGACGCGCTGCGGCTCGCCGGTGAGGAGTTGGAAGACCGTTTAGAAGGTGTTTACGAAGGAGTTCCCGCATGATCGAAACCACGGCAGTCCCCCTGTCAGATATACGGCGAGGTGGCCGTCATCTGGATGGCGAGGGAAGTATGCAAGTGCAGCTCGACCCTGCCGTCAAGATTGGCACCGCCAAAGTTTTTGCGGTGTATGGCAAAGGTGGTATTGGCAAGAG is a window encoding:
- a CDS encoding ferredoxin:protochlorophyllide reductase (ATP-dependent) subunit N; its protein translation is MNPVIPIRSAETLGCANTAVISEKGQRQVFCGLTGIIWLHRKIQDAFFLVVGSRTCAHLIQSAAGVMIFAEPRFGTAIIDERDLAGIADANDELDRVVSELLARRQDIKLLFLVGSCPSEVIKLDLSRAAERLCKQHMPHTRVLSYSGSGIETTFTQGEDACLAALTETLPARTSQGKHLLIVGTLADVVEDQLSLLLRKMGIDHFDFFPPRRSTTLPAIGPETVCVLAQPFLADTAKQLESKGVKRLEAPFPLGAEGTTQWLQVIAQAFAIDHTRFEEVTQAPRQRAEQSVARHRTQLQGKSITFLPDSQLEIPLARFVYQELHMKLLEVGTPYLHRQIMAPELEQLPSSTRLSEGQSLELQLDRCDADQPDLIVCGLGLANPLEAKGFTTKWSIELVFTPIQGYEQAGDLAALFSRPLARKLKLVA
- a CDS encoding magnesium chelatase subunit H → MTRKLTSAADNSGAQTPIKVLLLTMDNHLASAAERASKSLRQQIPGLAFKIHSAASWRDNADALASSINDIQNADVIIATMLFMEDHYLPVLETLKARREQCDAMVCIMSAPPVMQLTRMGKFTMGGQAGGLVGLLKKLRPTPKEGFKREESSGDAGAKQMAMLRRLPKLLRFIPGTAQDVRVFFLTMRYWLAGSEQNVSNMVQMLIKRYASGPRQQLRDLAHPQDPVEYPDTGVYHPRMKTQLSDQLSHLPTGSKQQPTVGLLLLRSYLLAGNAAHYDAVINVLESKGLRVIPAYASGLDARPAIERYFKTNGKVNIDALVSLTGFSLVGGPAYNDAKAAELVLSGLDVPYLAAHPLEFQSLDKWGGSNRGLLPVESTIMVAIPELDGSTVPMIYGGRPGSDGTVCAGCGRLCKFTADNKTEDMYACTERIEMLATRVAKLVALRRTKRENRKIAIVLFNFPPNAGAVGTAAFLSVFESLFNTLTSLAKQGYRVTVPASVEALREAVLKGNASQYGTEANVHALIPTEKHVQQERWLNDIEAQWGPAPGKHLTNGQSIFVLGAQFGEVLVALQPGFGYEGDPMRLLFESGLAPTHAFSAFYRYLQNDFNADCVLHFGTHGALEFMPGKQAGMSGNCWPERMIGALPNVYLYAANNPSEGVLAKRRAAATLVSYLTPTLAQAGLYKGLIELKQSLERWRALEPDQSKERPELADMLHTQAIALDLAVPHTKPELTDGQANGAAVPWIDALQAQILELEYTLIPEGLHIVGKTPTREQRLTTLKALAQAMGIDNAELLEHLVDGASETDLMPLATDLNQAQLESLKQLVATNYQLGQDSEIEGLLKALDGRYIAPAPGGDLLRNPKVLPTGRNIHGIDPFHIPSAFAVKDAQRQSDKLIARYRQDGGMLPETVAMVLWGTDNLKSEGGPLAQALALMGALPRFDTYGRLAGACLMPLEELGRPRIDVVITLSGIFRDLLPMQIRLLAEASFLAASADEPEDQNYVRKHALAFMAEHGGDMEAASLRVFGNAEGAYGANVNQLVDSSVWQDEDELGNCFTQRKGFAYGREGRPVRNNVLLQSALASVSLTYQNLDSVELGVTSIDTYFDTLGGVSRAVLQAKHKIEGTQASAPPVYIGDQTQGDGVVRSLTEQVSLETRTRMLNPKWHESMLQHGYEGVRQIEAHLTNTMGWSATTGQVQPWVYQQLAQTFILDPEMRERLAQLNPVASTKFANRLLEASRRQYWQPNAETMDALRLAGEELEDRLEGVYEGVPA
- the bchF gene encoding 2-vinyl bacteriochlorophyllide hydratase, encoding MSNPVSSHKMLYSPEEKRRRDQSIWTLVQGVLAPLQFLVFLVSLALVVRCLMTGEGESAALLSVVIKTLTLYTIMLTGCIWEKVVFGQYLFAPAFFWEDVFSMLVLALHTAYLYAWWTGAITPLQQLWLAMAAYATYCINAGQFLLKLRAARLQAEGLRIAETDQAQLNVRTEGVA
- the bchB gene encoding ferredoxin:protochlorophyllide reductase (ATP-dependent) subunit B, coding for MRVATAMTNVHYVLHAPQGDTYADLLFTMIERLPRRPPVTYSTFQARDLGGDTAQLFKEAVANAFDRFQPQAVLVGSSCTAELIQDDPGGLARALNLPVPVIPLELPAYQRKENWGASETFYQLVRNLVKPADKDLSAAPHKPSCNILGPTALGFRHRDDVREISQLLQALGIEVKVIAPLNASVEDIRKLAQADFNVVLYPEIANTTAQWLERQFNQPYTRTIPIGVSATREFIREVTSLSELPIPVGLEDDMHSVWYSRSVDSTYLTGKRVFLFGDATHVVAAARFASEEMGFEVVGLGTYSREFAREVREAAKKYQVEPLITDDYLAVEEQIKHLHPELILGTQMERHIAKRLNIPCAVISAPVHIQDFPARYAPQMGFEGANVLFDTWVHPLMMGLEEHLLGMFREDFEFHDGAAPSHLGSSRVAETPVTALREVAQTELPKPITAQPASSAWSIEAEKELGKIPFFVRGKARRNTERYALEQGLSTITVETLYDAKAHFSR
- a CDS encoding cobalamin B12-binding domain-containing protein is translated as MGLFQQENMSSIRARAGLGVLGLRDIEVLAEACICQYDAALTEVHAWLGAGIELEDIYLDGLAAAARLLGEWWLSDRIDFVKVTIGVHNLQQILYELSPQFLQRANQKFNGYRAIFFSTPNSQHGFGSIMVAEFFRREGWKVSSVAPESESDVVKELSQQWFEVVGFSICSDRGWPALRSLILKTRQVSLNPNVQIMIGGPMVDLNPGLAAVLGADLIGGDARVSQRLARQNIKRLELAA